The genomic region TCACTAGCGTGCTGGGTTCACTGCGCGAGCAGGGACCGGCACTGGATCTGGGCGCCAAGAGCGGCAACGCCAAGACCCTGTGGGTGCTGGCCCGCATCCCCGCCGACACCGTCGAGCGCACGCGCGTGCTGCACATCGCCAACCGTTCCGTGCAGAAGGGCGATGCCGTCATCCTGGACGAATTCGGCCAGGCGTTGCTCTACGCGCATTTCAACAACGAGCAGGAGCCCGTCAACGCGGCCCGTGCACTGCCGGGCTATGCCATCACGCTGCCCGAGCTGCCACTGCCCCTGCCGGCCGGCCACCGCCGCTTCAGCGGTGAACATGACCTGACCGCCGTACTGCGTCTGGAGCTGTCCATCGCCGGCTCGGCGCTCTCTCTCAACCTGTGGGACGAGACCCGCTTCATCGAGGCACAGCGCCAGATCGAGGCCCAGGGCACGCTGCTGGGCAGTATCCTGGCGCTGCTGGGGCTGACCGCCTTCGTGGCCGGGCAGCTGATGCACATCCGTGTGGTGCGGCTGCTGGCCTTCTGGCTGGGATCACGTGCCGTCTTCCTGATGGTGCGGGGTGGCTACATCCAGTTCTGGCTGGGCAGCTCGGCCTCCAGCGTGGTGGGCATGGGTCTGGAGCAGATGGCCCAGATGGCCTTCCCCTGTGCCTGCGCCGCCCTCATGTGGGGGCTGATGGAGTCCCGGCTGCAGGGCCACCGCTTCGGCACCTGGCTGCACGGCATGTACATTGCCACCGGCTTCGCGCTGGCGGTCTCCGGCCTGCTGCCGCCCGACATCTTCCAGACGCTGCTGTACCTGGTGGGCGGTGCCATTGTCGTCACCGTGGTCGGCATGGTGGTGGTCAACCTCAGCCGCCGCATCTCGGTGATGTCGGTCTGGTACCTGTGCACCCCGTTGCTCGACGGGATGGCGGCTGCCAACACGCTCTTCTTCCTGCTGGGCATCACCCAGTCGCCGCTGCCCTGGCTGGACCTGCAGTCCACCACGCTGCTGGCCGTGATGAACGCCTCCACCGCCGTCATCGGCTACCTGGCGGCCGAGCGTTCGCGCCAGCTGCGCAGCCAGGAAGCCGCCATGACGGCCCTGGGGCGCTACCAGGCCACCTACCGTGCCGTGCCCATCGGCCTGCTGTCCTTTGATCGTGAAAACCGCATCGAGCGCTACAACGAAGTGGCGGTACGGCTGTTCGATGTGCCGGCTGGCAGCATCGATCCCCATCATGCCCCGGGTGCACGGGCAGATGCCTCGCCCTTGGCCATCCGGGGCGACAGTGCCTCACTGGATCGTGCCCACGTCGACACGCTCTCCGCCCTCAATGACGCTTTCCCGCAGGATCTGGCCGAACGCATCCATCAGGAACTGGAGAACTTCGAGGAAGCCGACTTCGTCTGGCGTCTGGAGAAGGTGAGCGGCCATCGCTGGCTGCGCGTGCAGGCACAGAAGACCGATACCGGTCACGACGTCAGCCTTACCGACATCACGGCGCTCAAGCAGGCCGAACACCACCTCATCCACGAGTCCCAGCACGACAGGCTGACCGGCGCGCTGAACCGCCATGGTCTGGAGAAGCGCCTCGAGGCACTGCTGAATGAGCATGAAACGCTGGATCAGGTGTCCCTCTGCTACATCGACCTGGACCGCTTCAAGGTGCTCAATGACGTGTTCGGGCATCAGGCTGGTGACACGGTGCTGGTGGATGTCGTGCGCCGACTGCGCAGCCGGTTGGGCGAGCATGCGGAGATTGCCCGCATGGGGGGCGACGAATTCGCCGTGCTGCTCAATGGCAAAGAGCCTCCGCACCGCCTGCTGGCCTATCGTGCCCTGGATGCCATTGCCGGCCGCCCCTTCGTCATTGCGCCCAAGCGCTTTGCCGTCACTGCCAGCGTGGGCATGAGCCCGGCCCGGCGTGGCCAGACCGGCAGCCAGCTGATCGACCGTGCCGACAACGCCTGCCGCGAGGCCAAGCGCAAGGGACGCAACCAGGTCGTCATCTTCCAGGACGGTGAGCAGGAAGGGGAGCGCCAGCGTCACCAGGTCGAGATGGAGGTGCTGGACCGCCTGCGCCGGACCAAGGAATTCCGCGATTTCGAGCTGGCCATCCAGCCCGTGGTCGGCCTGGGCGAATCCAACCGGCTTGGCGGCGAGATCCTGTTGCGCCATCGCACCCCGGACGGCACCCTGCGTTCACCCGCCGGCCTGATCGAGGCCGCCATCTACCGCGGCGAAATGGCCACCATCGACCGCTGGGTGCTGAACGAGACCCTGCGCTGGCTGGACAGGAACGAACGCGCCTTCCGTGCCCTGGACTTCATCTCGCTCAACCTGTCGGCCGAAGCGCTCAGTGACGAAGCCTTCAAGACCTACCTGCTGAGCCAGGTGCGCCGCTACCAGCAGGTCGCTCCCAAGCTGGTCGTCGAGATCAACGAGACCGTGGCCATGCAGGACGGCTACATGATGAAGCGCCTGATTGGCGGCCTGCGCCAGCTGGGCGCGCGCGCCGCGCTGGACAACGTGGGGGCTGGCTTCGTGAACCTGTCGGCCATCGGCGAGATCGGCGTGGCCTATCTGAAGATCGACGGCACCTTCACCGAATCGCTCGTCCACCAGGGTTCCGGTCAGGCCGTGCTGCGCACCCTCACCGTGCTGGCGCATGAACTGGGCATTGCCAGTGTGGCCAAGTCGGTGCAATCCGACCTGATGCTGCCGGCGCTGGAGCGCATCGGCGTCGACTACGGCCAGGGCCAGGCGCTGGGCGCGCCCATGCCGCTGCCGGAATTCGAGAAGCTGGCCGGCATCGCCGCCGGCGTGGAGCATTCAGAAGCTTTCGTCCAGCCCCAGGTAACGCCACTGGCCGGGCGGAAGGCGCCCCAGCAGGACGTTGCCCACACGGATGCGCTTGAGCCCCGTCACCGCTAGACCCACCAGCTCGCACATCCGGCGGATCTGACGGTGGCGCCCCTCCTGCAGCACGAAGCGCAGCTGCTCGGGGTTCTCCCAGTCCACCTGCGCCGGCTTCAGCTTGTGCCCGTCCAGCGAGAGCCCGTGACGCAGGAGCTTCAGCCGATCCGGCGGAAAGGCCGCCTGCACATTGCGCTCGACCTCGCCATAGCGCACCCGCACCAGGTATTCCTTGGTGGTGCTCGAATCCTCACCGATCAGCTGCCGGGCCACGCGCCCATCCTGCGTCAGCACCAGAAGCCCCACCGAATCGATGTCCAGCCGGCCCGCCACCGCCAGCCCGCGCAGCTGGTTGCGCTCGAAACGGCGCGGGTTCGTGTCGCCAGCCCAGCGGCTCTGCGCATCGATCAGCGTCACCGCCGGTCGATAGCCGTCCTCGGCCTGGCCGCTCACATAACCCACCGGCTTGTTCAGCAGGATCGTCACCTTGTCCTGCTGCCGGGCTCGCGCTGCCTGCCGCACCTCCACCACATCGCCCGGCATCACCTTCTGCCCCATCTCCACCGGCCGGCCGTTGATCCGCACCCAGCCTTGGGAAATCCAGTCATCCGCCTCGCGCCGCGAACACACGCCCGTGCGCGCCAGATGCTTGTTCAGCCGTTCGCCCTCGGGCGGGATCTCGCTTGATGCCGCGGCCGGGGCACGTCCCTGGGCCTTCTCTTGGGCCTTCTCACGGGGCTGCAACCGGGGCTGCGTCCGGGGCTGAGCCTGTGACCCGGACTGAGGGTCATTCTTCCGGTTCTGCGGACGCCCCGCGCGGGGGCGCTCCGCTTCATGGCCTCGGGCATCCTGTGCTCGGCGCCGGGCCGGCACGAGTTTCAATGGCGACATCTCTTCGGTATCGGTAACGTTGGGGGAAGGGCTTCGAAAGCCTGATGGGGGCTGTCCGTATCGTATCCTGTCCAACCATGTCCGCCACATCGGCCTCAATCGTGCCCTCGGCTATGGATTGAGGTATGTCGATGGCTTCCGTTTCACGCATCTGGGATACATCGGCGCCCAACCGGAAGAATTCGATGGGCGCCGACGGCAGAGGTGATCAGCGCTTGTGCGCAATCACGCGATCCTTGATCTTCTCGTACACGCTGGCCGGCACGATCTTCTTGCGCTTGAGCTCATCCTTGCCGGTGTAGGGGCGTCCCTTCACGATGGCCTTGGCGCGTGCCTCGCCGATGCCGGGCAGTTGCGCAAGTTCCGCTTCGGTCGCGCTGTTCAGGTCCAGCTTGCCGACCGACCCCGCAGCGTTGTCCTTGGCAGCCTCCTCCGTGGCGCTGGCCTTGCTGGTGGCTTCCTGGGCCTTGTCCTTCTGGCTGGCGGCCTTGTCCTGAAGCTTGCTGCCGTCCTTCTTCAGCGCATCCTTCTTCTCCTTCAGGGTGGATGTCTTGCTGTCAGCAGCTTCGCTCATCTTGCCGGACAGCGAATCCTTCACTTCCGTCACTTTCTCGCGAGCGCCCGACAGCAGTTCGGACTTGTCGGCCGCGTGCAGCGACGGTGCACCGAATGTCAGCGCCAGCGCAGCCAGCAGGCCCAGCGCCGGAGTGCGCACCGAGGAGAGGGTGGGTTTCTGGTTCTTCTTCATGAATATCTTCCCTGAACATGTATGGTGCCGGTCCCGTGCCGAAGCCGGAACCGACGATGATGCCTTCATCCATGCCGTCACCGTGAATGGCACCGCGATGAAGACAGCCGACAGGGTACCAAAACCCGGGCCCTGAATCGCACGGGCGGCAAGCTGATTGGCCGGGAAGACACGCCTGCGGCAGGGGCTTCCTTGGCATGCCGATGATCTTGTCCCATCCAGTGCCCTGCCGGCTACCATGATGGAGGGCAGATGCGATTTGCATGGATGGCTTCGGGATCGGATGCGTTCCCAATGTGTCATCGTGTCCGGCCGTGCCAGCCCATACAGGATGCGACTGTCGGTGCTCAGGCCGCCAGCGCCGTGTGGCCCGTACAAGGGGATCCCCTCAATGGGCGGCCGGCTCGCGCGCGTCCTTCAGCATCTCCACCAACGCCCGCAGCGTGACGGATCTCCGGCGGTTCGGGTAGTACAGGCAGAAGCCCTCGATGCGTGGGCTGAAATCTGTCAGTACCCGTACCAGGCGACCTGCCGTCAGATGCTCCGCCACGAGCTGATCGGCCGAATAGGCCAGCCCCTGTCCGTCAATGGCAGCGGCGAGGATCAGGCCGGCGTCGTTCATCACCAGGCAGAGCATCCTGGTGGATGGCGGCTATACCATCGGCGGCCTGCGCTGGCAGTGAGGCGATCGTCTCCGGACGGCGAGATTCGCGTCCGGGCAGAGCATGAGATATGTCTTGCCTTTTGTATGGCGGTCTTTGCGAGAGCCGGGCTCCGGAAAGGGGATGTACGGAGCCCAGTTTTCGCTCTTTTGGTGCAAGCTGTACTCCGATCCTCCCACTGAAAGAAAGACCTTGCAGAGGACCATAGAGATGGGGCGATCGTATGTTCCTACTATTATGCGTAGGTATTGTCGATTAATCCAACATTTGGTTGCGAAGAAACATATCATCGAGGAATTAGCATTCAATTAGTTAGTTTTGTATACAACTCTTAACATGAAGAAATAGGTTTGTCTTACTGTGTCGCAGTATATGATTTGGTGATGAGATAACATCATGACACTGCTGTCCCATTTGCTTTTTGAGGGGGAATGCTGTGCTGTCGCGTCTCTTTATCATCATTCTGTTGCTTCTTATTCCTGTCGCTATTGCGCTGCTGTCTCAACAGATAACGCGCACGGTACCTCCGCCCAAATTGTCTGGCGGCATCATTGAGGTCCCACTGCACGACACGGATGATATGTCTGGCCATGGTGCAGATGCAGTAACCGAAATCGGTCTGCCGGATTCATATACACCCCGCACCATCAAGCACAAATACGACATGGGGCCGGATGACGAGGCCAGACGTGTGGATGGCGTCAGAGGCAAGGGAGCGGATGCTCTTCATCAGGATGGTATCCACGATGAACGGCAGAATGGCAGCCGCGAGCACAGTATTGCGCCGGAGACTAAAGCTGCGGAGCACCATGGCCATCAAAAAAGGGAGACGCCATGAAGTCGAATGCTGATGCACGTCCTCTGGCAATGCCTCTCACGGCGCGCTGGCGCGTCGTGGGCTGGATATTGCTGACAGCTGCATTGATGGTTCTGGCGTTGATCCTGACGGTCCGTTCGATCTTCATTCGGCAGGTGGACCTGGATGCTAATGCAGCCGTCGTCCAGGAGCTGCATGAGTTCAATGCGTTTGCCCGCGAGGCTGTGGACCCTCGTACGCACGTTGCCTTCCACTCGTTGACCGCGCTGATGGAGCGCTACCTGGAACGTCAGACCCCTGATCGTGGGGAGGCCTTTATTGGTGTGACACCCGATGAGGTTCTCCTGCTGGATAATGCCTCCAATGATGCAGGCGAGCGACTAGCCGAAAATCCCAAGCGCCTGAGGGCCTTGTTGACCAGTCCGCAGAGTTCAGGCATCGAGAGCACGCCCGATGGCCCGATGCGCTGGGGCAAGAGTGTCATTCAGGGGCACGGCAAGCGGGGGGTGTTGCTGGTGACGCAGTTCGTTCAGGCCAATGTCGACAGCGTGCATCGCAACATGCTCGTTCTGTTCGGCGTATCGCTGGCTGGCATGGTGTTGACGGCGTTCATCGCTTGGTTGGTAGCCGGGCAGATCCTGGCGCCGGTACGCCGCTTTGCACGATTGTCCGAACGTATCGGCCCGCTTGATCTGTATACACGGCTGCCCGAGCATGGTAGCAGTGAGCTGACCCGCTTGGCACGCGCGATCAATGGCATGCTGGATCGACTGGAAAGCTCACACCGCGAGCAGAGTCACGTGCTGTACGAGGTGCAGCAACAGTTGCAGAGGCAACTGCAGGCACTGGTCTCGTTGCGTCAGCTGCTGGTACATGACCCCGAACAGCTGGCTCTGCTGGACAGGCCGGCAGGCGAGATGCGCCGTCTGGTGCAGGATCTGGAGCTGCTGCTCGAAAGTGCTCGACCGGGGTTTTTGCATTGCTACCCGGTCAGACTGGATGAATTGATCCAGAAGGCGGTCCGCCAGCAGCGCAATCTGCGACCCGATCGGGACTGGCAGGTGGTGGAGACCGTTGATGCCGAAGCTGAGCTGGACATGCAACGGGTGCTGTTGGCGTTGCACTATCTGGCCAACAACGCGGCGGACAACACCCAGGTGGGAGACAGGATCGGTCTGGGAGCATCCGTTCGCCGTCAGGCCGACGGTGAGGCCATGGCTAGTCTCTGGGTCGTCAATCAGGGGGCGCCGCTCAGCCAGGAACAGGCGAGGGCCGTCTTCGAACCGGTGCCGCATCGTCGTGATGAGCTGGACGAGGGCCATTTGCACATGGGCATGGGGCTCGCCGTGGTAAAGGCACTGGCGCATGCCCATGACGGGTATGCGTGGGTGGAGTCGGGTACGGAACGTGGGACGGTGTTCGGTATCGATGTTCCGATGGCCCGTCCTTCAGAGGGTACCAGTCAGACACTGGTACAGGAATCGGCCATCCAGGCCATGCAGAATGAAAAATGACAGCCCATGCCATGACCAAGGCTGAACGGATCAAGAATATGACGACGGACGACTCCGCTCCGGTTTTCTATCGTACCCATTCGTCATTGAATCTGCCGGACAGGAGGGAATCCGGGAGCAGACGAACGCTTGAGCCAAGTCTGATGGAGCGAGTGGTACGGCGGTTGCGTGACGATTTCTCTGTGCGGCATCTGGCCGCCATTGCTGCCGCCATTGGTGTGATGGCACTCGTCGTCTGGTGGGTCAATATTGCCGTGGATGGTGCGGACGAAGCCAAGGCGTTGAGCACGCAGGGCGCAGTCACCCTTTCGGTCTTTGCCATTGCGGTATGGTTCTGGATCTTCACCGCCATTGATGACACCTATGTCGCGTTGGGGGCGGCAGTCGTGCTGGTGGTGATGGGTGTGTTGCCGGAAAAGACGCTCTTCGATTCTCTGGGTGATGACACTGTCTGGCTGTTGCTCGGTTCGTTCGTCATCGCCGCAGGCATCACGGCTTCCGGGCTTGCCACGAGAGCAGCAGTCTTCATCATTTCTGGGGCACGAGATGTGCGACAGTTGATGCATCTGAGCGGAGCGGCCCTTGTGGCTACAGCTTTTGCTGTGCCATCGACCTCGGGGCGGGCAGCATTGGCCATGCCGGTGTTCATGGCATTGGCTCCGGTACTGCGCGATCGACCTTCACTGGTTCGGGCGCTGGCGCTGGCCTTCCCATCTGTCATCCTGCTGTCGGCCGTGGCTTCCTACCTGGGGGCCGGTGCACATCTGATCACCAGTCAGATTCTGGTTGGTCGGGGATACCCGGGCTTCTCATTTGCCAATTGGATGCTCTATGGCTTGCCATTGGCGGTGGTGTCCAGTGTGGCATGCGTGGAGCTGGTGCTGGCGCTGTTCACATCACGTGAAGATCGTCGTCAGGCGTTGAGCATTTCTGTGAGCGACCTTCAAAGCCACACCAGCATTCCTATCAGTGGCAGGTTCACGCCAGCTCAGGGAAGGGCCGCTTGGCTGGTGGCTGTGGTCATCGTCCTCTGGTGCATGGAGCCGGTCCATGGCATCCACCCTGCTGTCATTGCCCTGGCTGGCGGGCTGGCCATGAGTAGCACCAGCTTGGGCGTCGTCAGTCTGGGCAAGGCGCTCAAGTCGGTACCGTGGTCCCTGTTGATCTTCATGGCGGCTACGCTGGCGTTGGGATCGGCGCTGGCCAGTTCCGGCGCCGCAGCTTGGGCAGCCGAAGGCATGCTTGGGCCCATTCGCAGTGCCGGAAAGGCAGCTTCAGTCACTTTCGTCGTCGTTATCGTGTTCATTTCCACTGCAGCGCATCTGGTCATTCAGTCACGGTCGGCACGGTCCGCAGTGCTCATTCCTCTGGTGGTATCGCTGGCGCCGGAGGTTGGGGTCTCCGCGATGGCCGCTGCGTATGCCTCGACGGCGGCTGCAGGTTTCTGTCACACCATGAGCAGTTCGGCCAAACCCATGGCCTTGTTTGCCAGGGTCGAGGATGCTCCCACCTATTCTGCCCAGGATCTGCTGCGGTTGAGCCTGTGGCTGGCGCCGCTGAGCGCTGCTCTGGTGCTGTTGTTTGCCTTCGTCGTCTGGCCGCTGAGCGGTATGCCGCTGTTTCGGTGAAAGTGAATGGCAGCAGCCGTTCGTTCGGATCAACCATCAAGGAGGAAGCCAATGTCGATCATCCCCAGGAATATCCTTGTGGCTCCAGCTGGGTTCAAGGAGTCGTTGGACGCCGGTACCGTGGCGCGTGCCATTTCGGCAGGCGTGCGGCGCACCATGCCGGGAGCACGTATCAAGACCGTTCCGGTGCCTGATGGAGGCGAAGGAACAGCGCATATGCTGGCCGAATCGACAGAGGGACGCCTGGTGCATCGCACCGTTACTGGTCCTGTAGGACAGCCTGTCGAGTCGCATTTCGCCTTGCTCGGCGGCAAGGCACAAGGGGTGGCTGTGGTGGAAATGGCTGCTGCAGCCGGCCTGCGCCTGGTGCCGCGAGACATGCGTGATCCTACCCTCACCACGACCCGGGGTGTGGGAGAACTGATACATGCCGCGCTGGAGCATGACATCCACACCATCTTGATTGGTTGTGGTGACTCCGGCACCAGTGATGGAGGCCTGGGAGCATTGCAGGCTCTGGGTGTGCGCATCGCCGATGCCCAAGGCAGGGAGGTTGGACATGGTGGTCGCTGTCTGGCGGATGTGGCGACATTGGACATGAGTGGGCTGCCGTCGGCGTTGCGCGATGGAAAGGTAAAGATGGTGATGGCGCTCAACGCACATAACATCCTGACGGGTGAGCGCGGCGTGGCACGGGTCTTTGGCCCCCAGAAAGGGGCTTCTCCACAGCAGGTGGCCGAACTGGAAAGAGGCTTCGAAAACTGGGCACGCAAGTTGGCAGAATACGCACTGCCACAGGCACGGGACATCGATTTTGCTCGCGGTGCGGGTACGGGCGCATCGGGTGGTCTGGGTGCAGGGCTGGCTGCCATCGGGGCGCAGCTGGTGTCGCGCTTTCAGGCACTTCTGGACTCCGGGCTGGCCGGTTTCGACATGAATGCGCTGCTCAGAGGGGCAGACCTGGTCATCACCGCGGAAGGGGCCATCGATTTCCAGACACCCCGTGGCAAGGTTCCTGCCGAGATCGCCCGGCGGGCTGGTGAGCTGGGGGTGCCGGTTGTTGCATTGGCTGGCACGCTTGGCAAGGGGGCCCAGGATGTCTATGACATCGGCATCGATGCCATCGCGTCGATCGTGCCCATTCCGATGAGTCTTGAGCAGGCCATCGAGGCGGGTGAGCGGCTGCTGGTGGAGGCCACGGAGCGTCTGATGCGCACCTTGCTGCTGGGAGCGGCCATGACCGTGCGCAGCGCGGATGTCAAGGAGACCGCTGCGGCGTGGTGAGCCAATGGGGAGGGCATAGCGCTTTCGGGGAAGGCCCGAGGGATCTCACCCTCTCGCCCGGATCGTCCGGAATGTCAGGTTCACGCGCGGCTGGGTGACGCGCGTGCTTTTCATCAGCGCATGCTGCCAGTGGGTCTGCGTCTGGCCGCGCATCACGATCAGCTGGCCGTGGTGCAGCAGCATCTCGACCTTCTGGCGGGTCTGGCGGTGGCGGAACGCAAACTTGCGGGTGGCCCCGAAGCTGACCGAGGCAATCACCGTCTCCGGCCCCAGCTCGGCCTCGTCGTCGCTGTGCCAGGCCATGCCCTGAGTGCCGTCGTCGTAGCGGTTCAGCAGGCAGGAATTGAAGGAGACCCCCACCCGGGCACTCACCTGGTCGCGCAACGTCCGTAGGGGAGGGGCCCAGAGGCGTGCCCGATGGTTGACGCCTGAATAGCGGTAGTCGAAGGCTTCGTCGCCATACCACGCCACACGGCGGGCCGTGACGATGCGCTTTCCGTAGAGCTGGACCTCGTCATGCTGCCAGGGCACTTCGGCCAGCAGCCAGGCCAGCATCGCATCGGCCTCGGCGGCAAACACCGTGCCATGGTCGTTGACGACGCCGTCGCAGGGCAGCAGGTTGATCTGCGGATCGGCCGCGTCTTCAAAGAGGGAAAGCGTCATGGCGGGCAGATGCTTAGGGTTGCCCCCGCTTAGGGTTGCCCCCAATGGAATGCCTGCGTGCAAAGCAAGACAATGCAGCCATGCGGTCTAGACCAGCCGGACATGGAGACACCCGGCGGCAGTGAGAGGAGACCCGGCAAGTACTGCACTAACTGAGCCGGACAAGAAAAGCGACCGCAGAAAGAAAAAAGCCCGCACGGATAAGCGTGCGGGCTAATCCACCAAAGGAGGAGGTGGAGGAGACGAATGAATTCTATGCTCTGGCTTCGGTCATTGCAAGAGGTTTTTGCGCCGTTCCGTATCTTTTATGTTAAAGATAGTCAATTTGTGCGCTCAAGAGGCATGAATGCCTCATCCCACGGGCCGGCTGCCCGCCAAGGCAGCAGATTCAGGGGGTCGATTCATCTGAGCCGTGCTATCTGATTCGTGCTATCCGACCGCGCCGCGAGTCGTATCCGCCCTTGCGGCGTGGCCTATCAGAAAGCAGCACGCCGACACGCAGGATGTGCGTATCGGCGTGGTGATCCCCGAAGGGGGGAGGAGACTGCCATAGGCAGACCTTCTGCATGGGCCATGGGCCCCTGCCAAGGGTCGCTTCGGCTTTTGTGTTTCGGCAAACCTGGCTGAGGCTGTTCGAGGGCAGGCCGGATGCCGGAACGCCCGGCCGTCGTCAGCCTGTTTCGGTCAACCTTCTGTGGGTCAGCCTGCCTCGGCGCCCAGCACCCTCTTTTCCAGCACCCGCAGGATCTCGCTGTCCTGTCGGCTGTCGAACTTGCGGGCAAAGAGCTTGTCCGAGCGCTCCAGACGCTCCCGGTCGGCCAGCGTGAACACCTTGGGGTGCGATCCTCCGGCGCTCCAGTCCTCTTCATGCAGCAGGCGGTTTTCCACCGTGTCGGCATGGGGAGAGTTCATGATGAAGCTGTGCGGCAGCACCTCGACGGGGCGGTAGCCATGCCTCAGGGTCTTCACCCAGCGGGGCAGGTGGCTGGATTCGATGAGGTGCTGACAGAAGCTGCGGGTAAGCGCCATGTAGGGGCGGCCACCCACGTAGCGGGCCTGGCCCAGATGGCGCGACCAGCGGTCAATGCGCAGTTTGGGCACGTTCCAGCCGCTCTTCATGAACGGGGGCTCCAGCCGGATGCGCTGGATGCGGGCGTAAGGGTCGTTCCAGACCTTCTCGGGCTCCACGATGTCGAGGAAGTTGCGGCCTTCGTTGGCTGCAAAGAAGGCGCGGATCTCTTCCTGCGACTTCAGCGGAAAGTCCTGGCCGCTGAGGTTGATCAGCACTTCCCAGGGCTCGGGGCGTGCCAGCAGTTCACGGATGCCGTCCAGCCGGGCCTGCATCAGGCTCCAGGACGCCCAGCGCATGTCGCGCGCCGGGGCAATGAAGACATTGGGGTGCCGACGCACCACGGCTTGCAGGGCCGGCTCGCTGCCGGTCAGCCCCTTGCTGTCGGGCATGACCA from Lautropia mirabilis harbors:
- a CDS encoding glycosyl transferase, giving the protein MRLAYLIIAHQQPEQLAQMLYCIQHPDNVYLVMPDSKGLTGSEPALQAVVRRHPNVFIAPARDMRWASWSLMQARLDGIRELLARPEPWEVLINLSGQDFPLKSQEEIRAFFAANEGRNFLDIVEPEKVWNDPYARIQRIRLEPPFMKSGWNVPKLRIDRWSRHLGQARYVGGRPYMALTRSFCQHLIESSHLPRWVKTLRHGYRPVEVLPHSFIMNSPHADTVENRLLHEEDWSAGGSHPKVFTLADRERLERSDKLFARKFDSRQDSEILRVLEKRVLGAEAG
- a CDS encoding alpha-ketoglutarate-dependent dioxygenase AlkB family protein, with translation MTLSLFEDAADPQINLLPCDGVVNDHGTVFAAEADAMLAWLLAEVPWQHDEVQLYGKRIVTARRVAWYGDEAFDYRYSGVNHRARLWAPPLRTLRDQVSARVGVSFNSCLLNRYDDGTQGMAWHSDDEAELGPETVIASVSFGATRKFAFRHRQTRQKVEMLLHHGQLIVMRGQTQTHWQHALMKSTRVTQPRVNLTFRTIRARG